The genomic interval AGCAGCGGCCCCCACCAGCTGCTCAGCAGGTGCTCCTGGAACAGACGGCGATCGTCGCCGTCCTGCGCGCCGCTGCGCCGGTAGTCGAGCTTGCCGGTCCAGGTGGCCCGCGACCATCCCGTGGCCAGGCGCAGCACCGCGCCGTCCTGACGCTCGATGCCGCGGTCGGCGAAGGCCGTGGACTGCAGGCGCAGGTCGTAGGAGTAGGGACGCGCGCCCAGGTGCAGTCCGCCGCCCAGGCGCACTGTGGTGTCGCGCGTGCGACGCCGCTGCGGCGTGTTGGCGTCGCTCGTGAAGTTGTGGAAGGTCGCGTGCTCGACCTGCAGCGTGCGACCGAAGAGCCCGCCCTGGACCGCCAGGCTGCGCGCGGAGCCGCCCGCGTTGTCGCTGGCCAGCAGCCCCCGCACCGCGGCGCCGCGCACGACCGCGTCGGCGATCAGGCTGCGGTAGTCGTGGTCGGCGTCCGCCAGCGGCGAGCGCGTCCAGGATCCGGTCAGGCTGAGGCTGCGGGTCACGCCGACACCCGCCTGCGCGTGGCTGGTCCAGCGGCTGCGGCCGGGGGAGTCGGCGAGCTGGTCCTCGCCCGTGATCAGGAAGCGGTCGTCCTGGACGCCGAACAGCTGGTAGCGCACCTCGCCCGGGGCGATCATCCGCTCGCCGACCGTGACGGCGCGCACCTGTTCGCGGGTCTGGCCCTGCGGCCCGTAGGCGACCGTCCGCAGCAGCGTGCGGCCGAAGTTCACCGGGACGTTCTCGAACAGGTAGCGGCCACCCTCGTCCACGACCATGAAGTCCCACAGCACGCCGTCGACGTAGAGTTCGACCTCCCAGCCGACCGGCGCCTCGCCGGGCACGTTCGTGGCGTCGAAGGCCTCGGAGCGGTGCAGCGGGAGGTTGCCGACCGACATCCCGCGACCCAGCTTGCCGCGCAGCACCAGGGGCGTGCTCGGGACATAGAGGTCGCCGAACTGGAACTCCGTGGCGCGCAGGGGGCCCAGCAGCTCCCCGTCGAGGTCGCTGCGGCCGGCGCGCGCGCGGGCCACGCCCAGGAAGCGCTCGCGGTCGACGTGGGCGACCAGGAAGCTGGTCTCCAGGCGGGCCAGGTCGCCGGAGCTCTGCAGGGAGAACACCGGCGTCATGTCGCCGCCGCGGCCGCGGTACTCGACGTTCGCGTCCAGCAGCGGCCAGGTGAACATCTGGTACTCGGCCTTCTGCACCGGGTGCACGGCGCGGGCGGCGACCTGGCTCACGAGCCGCAGGTTGCGGGCCTCCTCGCGCAGGCGGCGCTTCTGGACCGGCAGCGTCTCGCGCGAGGTGATCAGCGCCACGAGCTGCGCGGTGCGCACCTCGATGTCGCAGGGCAGCCACTCCGCCAGGCGCGCCGGCGCGACGTAGATGTCGTCGTCGCCGCGCACGGCCTCGC from bacterium carries:
- a CDS encoding carboxypeptidase-like regulatory domain-containing protein, which gives rise to MNPRVPRRPASVRALCGAVLLCLSAAPAAALDEARLAILEIRLDGAVLSAGMPAYLDEAGGVLLPLGALGDLLEFAIDVEPARGRATGWLIEESRTFGLDLATGEVFSDGQPRSLAAGEAVRGDDDIYVAPARLAEWLPCDIEVRTAQLVALITSRETLPVQKRRLREEARNLRLVSQVAARAVHPVQKAEYQMFTWPLLDANVEYRGRGGDMTPVFSLQSSGDLARLETSFLVAHVDRERFLGVARARAGRSDLDGELLGPLRATEFQFGDLYVPSTPLVLRGKLGRGMSVGNLPLHRSEAFDATNVPGEAPVGWEVELYVDGVLWDFMVVDEGGRYLFENVPVNFGRTLLRTVAYGPQGQTREQVRAVTVGERMIAPGEVRYQLFGVQDDRFLITGEDQLADSPGRSRWTSHAQAGVGVTRSLSLTGSWTRSPLADADHDYRSLIADAVVRGAAVRGLLASDNAGGSARSLAVQGGLFGRTLQVEHATFHNFTSDANTPQRRRTRDTTVRLGGGLHLGARPYSYDLRLQSTAFADRGIERQDGAVLRLATGWSRATWTGKLDYRRSGAQDGDDRRLFQEHLLSSWWGPLLLRGQVRSGITPGFSLESAGASAGWQASRLLRLGGHVTRDLQDLGTTGYGGSLTLLLDGLQVALSAHGASGQETFFSVGVSTSLTKVPETMRLHVQRTRLTGGYGATARVFLDRNANGLYDDRDEPLPDVRFAGGGALRHASTDRLGLAYLPDLPAHDVRDVTLDVESLQDPYLIPSLQAVRAVGHPGAHLALEFPVTYSGDIEGTVFLQTPAGRSPLRNVGLELIDLKQRRIQTTVSEFDGYYLFQGIPPGWYEVHVVASSLARRNLRPTPPLAAAVPVDGGVVAGNDFVLKFETTTTANR